In one window of Deinobacterium chartae DNA:
- a CDS encoding ABC transporter permease, with translation MTFSDLFRLALRGLSRRAVRTTLTVLGIVVAVASMVIFLSLGEGIRQVFRQELGSIGPDVQVSVNGLTQGAAPLPDVPQEVAGRLEARAAEYGIRSVTPVVLSVRGGFDPSQSFVIFGYPAAQGTADVLPNARVAQGRALTAADEGQAVAVVGAKAAQNGNFRLGSEVRYNRNNAFRVVGILEEEGGLTDSFILVPLSTLQRANGFPGRLTYVGLKLFDAGEARNVAQRIEQDFDLTAQTQSDFLRVLDRAVTVSDAIRFGISLIALVVGGLAVANTVMMGVFERTREFGTMRAIGAQPGFVWRLVLLESLLLSLLGGLGGLLLGYLGIVAVNAYTEQLAAISAAALTGRLVLMALGVSLLLGLLAGLLPARSAGRIRITEALGRN, from the coding sequence ATGACCTTCTCTGACCTGTTCCGTCTGGCCCTGCGCGGTCTCAGCCGCCGCGCGGTGCGCACCACCCTTACGGTGCTGGGCATCGTCGTGGCCGTGGCATCCATGGTGATCTTCCTGTCCCTGGGCGAGGGTATCCGGCAGGTCTTCCGCCAGGAGCTCGGTTCGATCGGGCCCGACGTGCAGGTCTCGGTCAATGGCCTGACCCAGGGCGCAGCGCCGCTTCCCGACGTTCCCCAGGAGGTGGCCGGACGCCTCGAGGCGCGGGCAGCGGAATACGGTATCCGCTCGGTGACCCCGGTGGTGCTGTCGGTGCGCGGCGGTTTTGACCCCTCGCAGAGCTTTGTGATCTTCGGCTACCCGGCGGCCCAGGGAACGGCGGACGTGCTTCCCAATGCCCGGGTCGCCCAGGGCCGCGCCCTGACCGCCGCCGACGAGGGGCAAGCCGTCGCGGTGGTCGGGGCCAAGGCCGCACAGAACGGCAATTTCCGCCTGGGCAGCGAGGTGCGCTACAACCGCAACAACGCCTTCCGGGTGGTGGGCATCCTCGAGGAGGAAGGGGGACTGACCGACTCGTTCATCCTGGTACCGCTCTCCACGTTGCAGCGCGCCAACGGCTTTCCGGGCAGGCTCACCTACGTGGGACTCAAGCTGTTCGATGCGGGCGAGGCCCGGAACGTGGCGCAGCGCATCGAACAGGACTTCGACCTGACCGCGCAGACGCAGTCGGATTTCCTGAGGGTCCTTGACCGCGCGGTCACGGTCTCGGACGCGATCCGCTTCGGCATCTCGCTGATCGCGCTGGTTGTGGGCGGCCTGGCCGTGGCCAACACGGTGATGATGGGGGTCTTTGAACGGACCCGCGAATTTGGCACCATGCGCGCCATCGGAGCGCAGCCGGGCTTCGTCTGGCGGCTGGTGCTGCTCGAGAGCCTGCTGCTCTCGCTCCTGGGCGGCCTGGGCGGTCTGCTGCTGGGCTACCTGGGCATCGTGGCCGTCAACGCCTACACCGAGCAGCTGGCCGCCATCAGCGCGGCGGCCCTGACCGGGCGGCTGGTGCTGATGGCCCTGGGCGTATCGCTGCTGCTGGGCCTGCTGGCCGGGCTGCTGCCCGCCCGCTCGGCGGGGCGCATCCGCATCACCGAAGCGCTGGGGAGAAACTGA
- a CDS encoding DUF4127 family protein: protein MRYLLTFLTLVLGSASASYVMVPLDSRPATRLLPEYIAELTGKEVEVAPRYLLGTGPRAADLPALRAWVYARIAEQGARPVEGLILSLDSLAYGGLVQSRNSELSAEQAEDNLEVIRDWKRLSGAPVYASITIPREPDATNRERNLEVIRRMLQWKREGVFDELRVTWDDAKRGSPAPAEGAQIRREAPEGVLVYPGADEVLASLAARNLAPGEKTLRVRYSDPSKKDDVVVYDGLPLEESVGWHARANGFRVVGENERADLTLMVYNGGDPRRSALEASRLAAEGPLAIADIRSVNTGNLPFWRDLVTLDVVGQLRGMGAWGTPGNNYGTALAQAKMSLDPGLVGLKHREMIAYSYNNDVIYSGMLRARIRQEFKETEMGEPRVWKRLNELVRQQLQLPQRGGEFYVNRAGLPWGRSFEGEFHLEFVPREPGRVYPTI, encoded by the coding sequence ATGCGATACCTGCTGACGTTCCTGACCCTTGTGCTTGGCTCGGCATCGGCGAGCTACGTGATGGTGCCGCTCGACTCACGGCCGGCGACGCGCCTGCTGCCCGAGTACATCGCCGAACTGACCGGGAAGGAAGTGGAAGTCGCTCCCCGCTACCTGCTCGGCACCGGGCCGCGCGCCGCCGACCTGCCGGCCCTGCGCGCCTGGGTGTACGCCCGCATCGCCGAGCAAGGTGCTCGGCCGGTCGAGGGGCTCATCCTCTCGCTCGACTCGCTGGCCTACGGCGGACTGGTGCAGTCGCGCAACTCCGAGCTGAGTGCCGAGCAGGCCGAGGACAACCTCGAGGTGATCCGTGACTGGAAGCGCCTCTCGGGTGCCCCGGTGTACGCTTCGATCACCATTCCCCGCGAGCCCGACGCCACCAACCGCGAGCGCAACCTCGAGGTGATCCGCCGGATGCTGCAGTGGAAGCGCGAAGGGGTGTTCGATGAGCTGCGCGTCACCTGGGACGATGCCAAGCGGGGCTCGCCCGCGCCCGCCGAGGGAGCGCAGATCCGCCGGGAGGCTCCCGAGGGGGTGCTGGTGTATCCGGGCGCCGACGAGGTGCTCGCCAGCCTCGCGGCCCGCAACCTCGCGCCCGGCGAGAAGACCCTGCGCGTGCGCTACTCGGACCCCTCCAAAAAAGATGACGTGGTGGTCTACGACGGCTTGCCCCTCGAGGAGAGCGTGGGCTGGCACGCCCGTGCCAACGGCTTCCGGGTGGTGGGGGAGAACGAGCGGGCCGACTTGACCCTCATGGTCTACAACGGCGGCGACCCGCGCCGCTCGGCCCTCGAGGCCAGCCGTCTGGCCGCCGAGGGACCGCTGGCCATCGCCGACATCCGTTCGGTGAACACCGGGAACCTGCCGTTTTGGCGTGACCTGGTGACGCTGGATGTGGTGGGTCAGTTGCGGGGCATGGGGGCTTGGGGTACGCCGGGCAACAATTACGGTACCGCGCTCGCCCAGGCGAAAATGAGCCTGGATCCTGGCCTGGTGGGCCTCAAGCACCGTGAGATGATCGCTTACTCGTACAACAACGACGTGATCTACTCGGGCATGCTGCGCGCCCGGATCCGCCAGGAGTTCAAGGAAACGGAGATGGGCGAACCCCGGGTCTGGAAGCGCCTGAACGAACTGGTGCGCCAGCAGTTGCAGCTTCCGCAGCGCGGCGGGGAATTTTACGTGAACCGCGCGGGCCTGCCCTGGGGCCGCTCGTTCGAGGGCGAGTTTCACCTCGAGTTCGTCCCGCGCGAGCCCGGTCGAGTCTACCCGACCATCTGA
- a CDS encoding DinB family protein — MDRSYPIGKVTDYATRDRSTLEAVAACMEQTAQEWRSTVQSLPDAELNRTYREGSWTMRELVHHAADAHMHGLIRLKYGLVEDGYVIKPMEQQAWLGLADTRLPPQASLDLLEALNLRWGALLRGLDPAELGREVVHPQEGRQDLWRLIAKHDWHLRHHLAHVRLALEGSTGSDHDLHAERR; from the coding sequence ATGGACCGCAGCTATCCGATTGGGAAGGTCACCGACTACGCCACCCGCGACCGCAGCACCCTCGAGGCGGTGGCCGCATGCATGGAGCAGACCGCGCAGGAGTGGCGCTCCACCGTGCAGTCGCTGCCTGACGCTGAGCTGAACCGGACCTACCGGGAGGGAAGCTGGACCATGCGCGAACTGGTGCACCACGCCGCGGACGCGCACATGCACGGCCTGATCCGGCTCAAGTACGGTCTGGTCGAGGACGGCTACGTCATCAAGCCCATGGAGCAGCAGGCGTGGCTGGGCCTGGCCGATACCCGCTTGCCGCCTCAGGCCTCGCTGGACCTGCTCGAGGCCCTCAACCTGCGCTGGGGTGCGCTGCTGCGCGGCCTGGACCCGGCCGAACTCGGCCGTGAGGTGGTCCACCCGCAAGAGGGGCGTCAGGACCTGTGGCGCCTGATCGCCAAGCACGACTGGCACCTGCGGCATCACCTCGCACACGTACGCCTGGCGCTCGAGGGATCAACCGGCAGCGACCACGACCTGCACGCCGAGCG